One stretch of Streptomyces peucetius DNA includes these proteins:
- a CDS encoding M14 family metallopeptidase, with amino-acid sequence MRRRARSILAAASLLIAGVSAAPIAQADPGGRGGGGNGEELAVWHAEVSKEQVPLVLAAGTDGHELGEQIPDKGTATIELHLTQRQAGELREQGVEITEHTISDKAERRLAATGDGVFRPYSGEGGLKSEILDTAKAHPQLTKVVSIGKSVKDQDILALKISKGADRHRDGAKPATLYLSNQHAREWITPEMTRRLMHHYLDNYGKDPRITKIVDATELWFVLSANPDGYDYTFTGTEERQWRKNLRDNNGDGRTTAGDGVDLNRNFAYKWGYDNEGSSPDPFDETYRGPGPGSEPETRAIDRFQKRIGFEYGINYHSAAQLLLYGVGWQVATPTPDDVLYKALAGTPDNSAIPGYRPQVSSELYTTNGETDGHAANVNGTMMFTPEMSTCAAASRVDPDDEWNPADCASIFTFPDDEELIQQEFAKNIPFALSVAETAAHPDRPSSSSGIEAPDFTPDTFTTSYARGGDQEVSVTARRSVRHKELNYRINGGRTHDEKLRPWKGGERYGGEDNLHFDEYRARIEGAEPGDRVEVWFTGRAKNGGRTASEHFIYTVAERPRGDTLVIAEEGGTAAARHTAAYTRALAGNGKRSAVWDVATQGTPHPLGVLSHFETVLWYSAAAEPSWATTQAVRAYVNEGGKLITAGEHAGGDADLGRALSDDFSQYYLGAFGRASLTGVNGFLGTGRLSGASGTLGDAPGNLLDAAGAYTITSDTLPSDEFPQFRSAAAGDYPGAKMPFSPYEGEWYAAAAHHNSSWTRLSRTVDLTGTAAGEKPTLNMRLSFNTEPGYDNAVVEVHTVGQDDWTTLPDANGGTSTTVPTQCDGGFYIDQHPFLGHYLTLGQDACTASGTTGSWNSFTGASDGWRAASFDLSAYAGRQIEVSVSYVTDPSAGGRGVFVDRAGLVIGGVEQSVEGFETSLGPWRAAGPPEGSPAPRGGWERSQDLYPSGSAVSTRDSVLLGFGLEHVRGAAERERVVGAALRALRR; translated from the coding sequence ATGAGACGCAGAGCGAGATCGATCCTCGCAGCGGCCTCACTCCTGATCGCGGGAGTGTCGGCAGCGCCGATCGCGCAGGCCGACCCAGGGGGCAGGGGCGGGGGCGGGAACGGCGAGGAACTCGCCGTATGGCACGCGGAAGTGAGCAAGGAACAGGTGCCGCTGGTCCTCGCGGCGGGCACCGACGGCCATGAGCTGGGCGAGCAGATCCCGGACAAGGGCACTGCCACCATCGAACTGCACCTCACCCAGCGGCAGGCCGGCGAACTGCGTGAGCAGGGCGTCGAGATCACCGAGCACACCATCTCCGACAAGGCGGAGAGGCGCCTCGCCGCCACGGGAGACGGAGTCTTCCGCCCGTACAGCGGCGAAGGCGGCCTCAAGAGCGAGATCCTCGACACCGCGAAGGCCCACCCGCAGCTCACCAAGGTCGTGAGCATCGGAAAGTCCGTCAAGGACCAGGACATTCTCGCCCTCAAGATCTCCAAGGGCGCCGACCGGCACCGCGACGGCGCCAAGCCGGCCACCCTGTACCTGTCCAACCAGCACGCCCGTGAATGGATCACCCCGGAGATGACCCGGCGGCTGATGCACCACTACCTCGACAACTACGGCAAGGACCCGCGGATCACGAAGATCGTGGACGCCACCGAGCTGTGGTTCGTGCTCTCCGCCAACCCCGACGGCTACGACTACACCTTCACCGGCACCGAAGAGCGCCAGTGGCGCAAGAACCTCCGCGACAACAACGGAGACGGAAGGACCACCGCGGGCGACGGCGTCGACCTCAACCGCAACTTCGCCTACAAGTGGGGCTACGACAACGAAGGCTCCTCGCCCGACCCGTTCGACGAGACCTACCGCGGCCCCGGCCCCGGCTCCGAACCGGAGACGCGGGCCATCGACCGCTTCCAGAAGCGCATCGGCTTCGAGTACGGCATCAACTACCACTCCGCCGCCCAGCTGCTGCTGTACGGAGTGGGCTGGCAGGTGGCCACCCCGACCCCGGACGACGTGCTCTACAAGGCGCTGGCCGGCACGCCCGACAACTCCGCGATCCCCGGCTACCGGCCGCAGGTCTCGTCCGAGCTCTACACCACCAACGGCGAGACCGACGGCCACGCGGCCAACGTCAACGGGACGATGATGTTCACCCCCGAGATGTCGACCTGCGCCGCCGCCTCCCGCGTCGACCCCGACGACGAGTGGAACCCCGCGGACTGCGCCTCCATCTTCACCTTCCCCGACGACGAGGAACTGATCCAGCAGGAGTTCGCCAAGAACATCCCGTTCGCGCTCTCCGTCGCCGAGACCGCCGCCCACCCCGACCGGCCGTCGTCGTCGTCGGGGATCGAGGCCCCGGACTTCACCCCGGACACCTTCACCACCTCCTACGCCCGCGGCGGCGACCAGGAGGTCTCCGTCACCGCCCGCAGATCGGTGCGCCACAAGGAGCTCAACTACCGGATCAACGGCGGCCGCACGCACGACGAGAAGCTGCGCCCCTGGAAGGGCGGCGAGCGCTACGGCGGCGAGGACAACCTGCACTTCGACGAGTACCGCGCACGGATCGAGGGCGCCGAACCGGGCGACCGCGTCGAGGTGTGGTTCACCGGCCGCGCCAAGAACGGCGGACGCACCGCGAGCGAGCACTTCATCTACACCGTCGCCGAGCGCCCGCGCGGTGACACACTGGTGATCGCGGAGGAGGGCGGCACGGCCGCCGCCCGGCACACGGCCGCCTACACCCGCGCCCTCGCCGGCAACGGGAAGCGCAGCGCCGTCTGGGACGTCGCCACGCAGGGCACCCCGCACCCGCTCGGCGTGCTGAGCCACTTCGAGACCGTCCTGTGGTACTCGGCCGCGGCGGAACCCTCCTGGGCCACCACCCAGGCCGTGCGCGCCTACGTCAACGAGGGCGGAAAGCTCATCACCGCGGGTGAACACGCGGGTGGCGACGCCGACCTCGGCCGGGCGCTGAGCGACGACTTCTCCCAGTACTACCTCGGAGCATTCGGCCGCGCCTCACTCACTGGAGTGAACGGGTTCCTCGGCACCGGGCGCCTCTCGGGCGCCTCCGGCACGCTCGGCGACGCCCCCGGCAACCTCCTCGACGCGGCCGGCGCGTACACGATCACCTCCGACACGCTGCCGTCCGACGAGTTCCCGCAGTTCCGCAGCGCGGCCGCGGGCGACTACCCGGGCGCGAAGATGCCGTTCTCGCCGTACGAGGGCGAGTGGTACGCGGCGGCCGCCCATCACAACTCCTCCTGGACGCGGCTGTCCCGCACCGTCGATCTGACCGGCACGGCCGCCGGCGAGAAGCCCACGCTGAACATGCGGCTCAGCTTCAACACCGAGCCCGGCTACGACAACGCCGTCGTGGAGGTCCACACCGTCGGCCAGGACGACTGGACGACGCTGCCCGACGCGAACGGGGGGACGTCCACCACCGTGCCCACCCAGTGCGACGGCGGCTTCTACATCGACCAGCACCCGTTCCTGGGGCACTACCTCACGCTCGGGCAGGACGCGTGCACGGCCAGTGGCACTACCGGCAGCTGGAACTCCTTCACCGGAGCCTCGGACGGCTGGCGGGCGGCCTCCTTCGACCTGAGCGCCTACGCGGGCCGGCAGATCGAGGTCTCCGTCTCCTACGTCACCGACCCGAGCGCCGGCGGCCGTGGCGTCTTCGTCGACCGGGCCGGCCTGGTCATCGGCGGCGTGGAGCAGTCCGTCGAGGGCTTCGAGACGTCACTGGGGCCCTGGCGGGCGGCCGGGCCGCCGGAGGGCAGCCCGGCCCCGCGAGGCGGCTGGGAGCGCAGCCAGGACCTGTATCCGTCCGGGTCCGCGGTGAGCACCAGGGACAGTGTGCTGCTCGGTTTCGGCCTCGAGCACGTGCGCGGCGCAGCCGAGCGCGAGCGCGTCGTCGGCGCGGCGCTGCGGGCCCTGCGGCGCTGA
- the whiA gene encoding DNA-binding protein WhiA: MAMTAAVKDEISRLPVTRTCCRKAEVSAILRFAGGLHLVSGRIVIEAELDTGIAARRLKRDILEIFGHSSELMVMAPGGLRRGSRFVVRVVAGGDQLARQTGLVDGRGRPIRGLPPQVVSGATCDAEAAWRGAFLAHGSLTEPGRSSSLEVTCPGPEAALALVGAARRLSIAAKAREVRGVDRVVVRDGDAIGALLTRLGAHESVLAWEERRMRREVRATANRLANFDDANLRRSARAAVAAGARVQRALEILGEEVPEHLAAAGRLRMEHKQASLEELGALADPPLTKDAVAGRIRRLLAMADKRAQDLGIPGTESNLTEEMADGLVG; encoded by the coding sequence ATGGCGATGACGGCAGCGGTGAAGGATGAGATCTCCCGGCTCCCCGTCACCCGGACCTGCTGCAGAAAAGCGGAGGTCTCGGCCATCCTGCGGTTCGCGGGCGGTCTGCATCTGGTGAGCGGCCGCATCGTGATCGAGGCGGAGCTGGACACCGGCATCGCGGCGCGCCGGCTCAAGCGCGACATCCTGGAGATCTTCGGTCACAGCTCGGAGCTGATGGTTATGGCTCCCGGCGGCCTGCGCCGCGGCTCACGCTTCGTCGTACGGGTCGTCGCGGGCGGTGACCAGCTGGCCCGCCAGACGGGCCTCGTCGACGGCAGGGGGCGCCCGATCCGCGGGCTCCCGCCGCAGGTCGTCTCGGGTGCCACGTGCGACGCGGAGGCCGCCTGGCGGGGCGCGTTCCTGGCGCACGGTTCGCTGACCGAGCCCGGCCGCTCGTCCTCGCTGGAGGTCACCTGCCCGGGACCGGAGGCGGCCCTCGCTCTCGTGGGCGCGGCGCGCCGGCTCTCGATCGCGGCGAAGGCGCGCGAGGTGCGCGGAGTCGACCGGGTGGTCGTCCGTGACGGTGACGCGATCGGCGCGCTGTTGACCCGCCTCGGCGCGCACGAGTCGGTGCTGGCCTGGGAGGAGCGGCGGATGCGGCGCGAGGTGCGCGCCACCGCCAACCGGCTGGCCAACTTCGACGACGCCAATCTGCGCCGCTCGGCCCGTGCCGCGGTGGCGGCCGGTGCCCGGGTGCAGCGGGCCCTGGAGATCCTCGGCGAGGAGGTGCCCGAGCATCTCGCCGCCGCGGGCCGGCTGCGGATGGAGCACAAGCAGGCCTCGCTGGAGGAACTGGGTGCGCTCGCCGACCCGCCGCTGACGAAGGACGCGGTCGCCGGCCGTATCCGCCGGCTGCTGGCGATGGCGGACAAGCGGGCGCAGGACCTGGGCATCCCGGGTACGGAGTCGAATCTGACGGAAGAGATGGCCGACGGTCTGGTCGGCTGA
- the tpiA gene encoding triose-phosphate isomerase has translation MTTRTPLMAGNWKMNLNHLEAIAHVQKLAFALADKDYDAVEVAVLAPFTDLRSVQTLVDGDKLKIKYGAQDISAHDSGAYTGEISGPMLAKLKCTYVAVGHSERRQYHAETDEICNAKVKAAYKHGLTPILCVGEGLEIRKAGNQVEYTLAQLDGGLKDVPAEQAESVVIAYEPVWAIGTGEVATPEDAQEVCGAIRARLAELYSQELADKVRIQYGGSVKAGNVAAIMAQPDVDGALVGGAALDADEFVKIVRFRDQ, from the coding sequence TTGACCACGCGCACCCCGCTGATGGCGGGCAACTGGAAGATGAACCTCAACCACCTCGAGGCCATCGCCCACGTCCAGAAGCTCGCCTTCGCCCTGGCCGACAAGGACTACGACGCCGTGGAGGTGGCCGTTCTGGCGCCCTTCACCGACCTGCGGTCCGTCCAGACCCTGGTCGACGGCGACAAGCTGAAGATCAAGTACGGCGCCCAGGACATCTCGGCCCACGACTCCGGCGCCTACACCGGCGAGATCTCGGGTCCGATGCTGGCCAAGCTGAAGTGCACCTACGTGGCCGTGGGGCACTCCGAGCGCCGCCAGTACCACGCGGAGACCGACGAGATCTGCAACGCCAAGGTGAAGGCCGCCTACAAGCACGGCCTGACGCCGATCCTGTGCGTCGGCGAGGGCCTGGAGATCCGCAAGGCCGGCAACCAGGTCGAGTACACCCTCGCCCAGCTCGACGGCGGTCTGAAGGACGTCCCGGCCGAGCAGGCCGAGTCCGTCGTGATCGCCTACGAGCCGGTGTGGGCCATCGGGACCGGCGAGGTCGCCACCCCCGAGGACGCTCAGGAGGTCTGCGGCGCGATCCGCGCGCGGCTCGCGGAGCTGTACTCGCAGGAACTGGCCGACAAGGTCCGGATCCAGTACGGCGGCTCCGTGAAGGCGGGCAACGTCGCCGCGATCATGGCCCAGCCCGATGTCGACGGCGCCCTGGTGGGCGGCGCGGCTCTGGACGCCGACGAGTTCGTCAAGATCGTCCGCTTCCGCGACCAGTGA
- the gap gene encoding type I glyceraldehyde-3-phosphate dehydrogenase, which translates to MTIRVGINGFGRIGRNYFRALLEQGADIEIVAVNDLGDTATTAHLLKYDTILGRLKAEVSHTADTITVDGHTIKVLSERNPADIPWGELGVDIVIESTGIFTKKADAEKHIAGGAKKVLISAPAKDEDITIVMGVNQDKYDAANHHVISNASCTTNCVAPMAKVLDENFGIVKGLMTTVHAYTNDQRILDFPHKDLRRARAAAENIIPTTTGAAKATALVLPQLKGKLDGIAMRVPVPTGSATDLVVELQREVTKDEVNAAFKKAADDGDLKGFLVYTEDPIVSSDIVNEPASCTFDASLTMVQEGKSVKILGWYDNEWGYSNRLVDLTVFVGEQL; encoded by the coding sequence GTGACGATCCGCGTAGGCATCAACGGCTTTGGCCGCATCGGTCGTAACTACTTCCGCGCGCTGCTGGAGCAGGGTGCAGACATCGAGATCGTGGCTGTCAACGACCTGGGTGACACTGCGACCACGGCCCACCTGCTGAAGTACGACACCATCCTCGGCCGTCTCAAGGCCGAGGTGAGCCACACCGCCGACACCATCACGGTCGACGGCCACACCATCAAGGTGCTCTCCGAGCGCAACCCCGCCGACATCCCGTGGGGCGAGCTGGGCGTCGACATCGTCATCGAGTCGACCGGCATCTTCACCAAGAAGGCCGACGCCGAGAAGCACATCGCCGGCGGCGCCAAGAAGGTCCTCATCTCGGCTCCGGCCAAGGACGAGGACATCACCATCGTGATGGGCGTCAACCAGGACAAGTACGACGCCGCCAACCACCACGTCATCTCCAACGCCTCCTGCACCACCAACTGTGTGGCGCCGATGGCCAAGGTTCTGGACGAGAACTTCGGCATCGTCAAGGGCCTGATGACGACGGTCCACGCGTACACCAACGACCAGCGGATCCTGGACTTCCCGCACAAGGACCTGCGCCGCGCCCGCGCCGCCGCGGAGAACATCATTCCGACGACCACCGGTGCCGCCAAGGCCACCGCCCTGGTCCTCCCGCAGCTGAAGGGCAAGCTGGACGGCATCGCCATGCGCGTCCCGGTCCCCACCGGCTCGGCCACCGACCTGGTCGTGGAGCTGCAGCGCGAGGTCACGAAGGACGAGGTCAACGCCGCGTTCAAGAAGGCCGCCGACGACGGCGACCTCAAGGGCTTCCTCGTCTACACCGAGGACCCGATCGTGTCCTCCGACATCGTCAACGAGCCGGCGTCCTGCACCTTCGACGCCTCGCTGACCATGGTCCAGGAGGGCAAGTCGGTGAAGATCCTCGGCTGGTACGACAATGAGTGGGGCTACTCCAACCGCCTCGTCGACCTCACGGTCTTCGTCGGCGAGCAGCTCTGA
- a CDS encoding gluconeogenesis factor YvcK family protein: MTGRNLRLRRLRKSTRPLSSRKRGAQPKVVALGGGMGLSASLAALRRITGDLTAVVTVADDGGSSGRLREELGVLPPGDLRKALAALCGDDDWGQTWARVIQHRFQSKGDLHEHAVGNLLIVALWEQFGDHVQALDLVGKLLGAHGRVLPMSAVPLELQALVRGHDPARPNEVDTVRGQATVALTPGEVQSVHLVPNDPPAVPEAVAAVLDADWVVLGPGSWFSSVIPHLLVPELLEALVETKARRVLSLNLAPQPGETEGFSPQRHLEVLGRHAPKLTLDVVLADEAAVPDRDSLADAAQRLGAAVELAPVASPDSVSKHDPELLAAAYDRIFRMHGRIGPWR, from the coding sequence GTGACCGGACGCAACCTCCGCCTGCGGCGGCTGCGCAAGTCCACGCGCCCGCTGTCGTCACGGAAGCGCGGCGCGCAGCCCAAGGTCGTCGCCCTCGGCGGCGGCATGGGCCTGTCCGCGTCGCTCGCGGCCCTGCGCCGCATCACCGGTGACCTCACCGCGGTCGTCACGGTCGCCGACGACGGCGGTTCCAGCGGCCGGCTCCGTGAGGAGCTCGGCGTGCTGCCGCCCGGGGACCTGCGCAAGGCCCTGGCGGCGCTGTGCGGCGACGACGACTGGGGCCAGACCTGGGCCCGGGTCATCCAGCACCGTTTCCAGTCCAAGGGCGACCTGCACGAACACGCGGTCGGCAATCTGCTGATCGTGGCGCTGTGGGAGCAGTTCGGCGACCACGTCCAGGCACTGGACCTGGTCGGCAAGCTGCTCGGCGCGCACGGCAGGGTGCTGCCCATGTCCGCCGTCCCGCTCGAGCTGCAGGCGCTGGTGCGGGGCCATGATCCGGCGCGCCCAAACGAGGTGGACACCGTGCGCGGTCAGGCGACCGTGGCGCTCACCCCCGGTGAGGTCCAGTCCGTGCACCTCGTGCCGAACGACCCGCCGGCCGTCCCGGAGGCCGTGGCGGCCGTGCTGGATGCCGACTGGGTGGTGCTCGGCCCCGGCTCCTGGTTCTCCTCCGTCATCCCGCACCTGCTGGTGCCCGAGCTGCTGGAAGCCCTGGTCGAGACCAAGGCGCGCCGGGTGCTCTCGCTCAACCTCGCGCCGCAGCCCGGTGAAACAGAAGGCTTCTCCCCGCAGCGTCATTTGGAGGTTTTGGGACGACACGCGCCTAAACTCACCCTGGACGTGGTGCTGGCCGACGAGGCCGCAGTGCCCGACCGCGACTCCCTCGCCGATGCCGCCCAGCGGCTGGGCGCCGCGGTCGAGCTGGCTCCGGTGGCCTCTCCCGACAGCGTTTCGAAGCACGATCCGGAACTGTTGGCGGCCGCGTACGACCGTATTTTTCGGATGCATGGAAGGATCGGCCCATGGCGATGA
- the pgi gene encoding glucose-6-phosphate isomerase gives MNARQTRLNQMPEWTALGKHREQLGGTHLRELFAADPERGSRYTLQVGDLYLDHSKHLVTDETLALLRDLAAATGVAGLRDAMFRGEKINTTEDRAVLHTALRAPRDAVIEVDGENVVPAVHAVLDRMAAFSEKIRSGEWTGHTGRRIRNIVNIGIGGSDLGPAMAYEVLRSYTQRDLTFRFVSNVDGADLHEAVRDLDPAETLFIIASKTFTTIETITNATSARDWLLTNLRVGPDAVAKHFVALSTNAEKVSGFGIDTANMFEFWDWVGGRYSYDSAIGLSLMIAIGPDRFREMLDGFHLVDEHFRTAPAEANAPLLLGLLGVWYGAFFDAQSHAVLPYSHYLSKFTAYLQQLDMESNGKSVDRDGNPVDWQTGPVVWGTPGTNGQHAYYQLIHQGTKVIPADFIGFAKPVPSLLAGLVPQHDLLMANFFAQTQALAFGKTPEEVRAEGVAEELVAHKTFKGNHPTTTILAEELTPSVLGQLIALYEHKVFVQGAIWNIDSFDQWGVELGKVLAKKIEPVLTDGKGGEQLDSSTATLAGKYRTLRGR, from the coding sequence ATGAACGCAAGGCAGACCAGGCTCAACCAGATGCCCGAATGGACCGCTCTCGGCAAGCACCGCGAGCAGTTGGGCGGTACGCATCTGCGGGAGCTGTTCGCCGCGGACCCGGAACGCGGGAGCAGGTACACCCTCCAGGTCGGCGATCTGTATCTCGACCACTCCAAGCACCTGGTCACCGACGAGACGCTGGCGCTGCTGCGTGACCTGGCCGCAGCCACCGGCGTCGCCGGGCTGCGGGACGCCATGTTCCGCGGCGAGAAGATCAACACCACCGAGGACCGCGCCGTCCTGCACACGGCGCTGCGTGCCCCGCGGGACGCCGTGATCGAGGTCGACGGCGAGAACGTGGTGCCCGCCGTCCACGCGGTGCTCGACAGGATGGCCGCGTTCTCCGAGAAGATCCGCTCCGGCGAGTGGACCGGCCACACCGGCAGGCGCATCAGGAACATCGTCAACATCGGCATCGGCGGCTCCGACCTCGGGCCCGCGATGGCGTACGAGGTGCTCCGCTCCTACACCCAGCGGGACCTGACGTTCCGTTTCGTCTCCAACGTGGACGGGGCCGACCTGCACGAGGCTGTGCGCGACCTCGACCCGGCGGAGACCCTATTCATCATCGCCTCGAAGACCTTCACCACCATCGAGACGATCACCAACGCCACCTCCGCGCGCGACTGGCTGCTCACCAACCTCCGGGTCGGCCCCGACGCCGTGGCCAAGCACTTCGTCGCGCTGTCGACCAACGCCGAGAAGGTCTCCGGCTTCGGTATCGACACGGCCAACATGTTCGAGTTCTGGGACTGGGTCGGCGGCCGCTACTCGTACGACTCCGCGATCGGTCTCTCCCTGATGATCGCGATCGGCCCGGACCGGTTCCGCGAAATGCTCGACGGCTTCCACCTCGTCGACGAGCACTTCCGCACCGCGCCCGCCGAGGCCAACGCGCCGCTGCTCCTTGGCCTGTTGGGCGTCTGGTACGGGGCGTTCTTCGACGCCCAGTCGCACGCCGTGCTGCCGTACTCGCACTACCTGTCCAAGTTCACCGCCTACCTCCAGCAGCTCGACATGGAGTCCAACGGCAAGTCCGTCGACCGCGACGGCAATCCGGTCGACTGGCAGACCGGCCCGGTGGTGTGGGGCACCCCCGGCACCAACGGGCAGCACGCCTACTACCAGCTGATCCACCAGGGCACCAAGGTCATCCCGGCCGACTTCATCGGCTTCGCCAAGCCCGTCCCCTCCCTGCTCGCCGGTCTCGTCCCCCAGCACGACCTGCTGATGGCCAACTTCTTCGCACAGACCCAGGCCCTCGCCTTCGGCAAGACGCCCGAGGAGGTACGGGCGGAGGGCGTCGCGGAGGAGCTCGTCGCACACAAGACGTTCAAGGGGAACCACCCGACGACGACGATCCTCGCCGAGGAGCTCACCCCGTCGGTGCTCGGTCAGTTGATCGCCCTGTACGAGCACAAGGTGTTCGTCCAGGGCGCGATCTGGAACATCGACTCCTTCGACCAGTGGGGCGTCGAGCTCGGCAAGGTCCTCGCGAAGAAGATCGAGCCCGTGCTGACCGACGGCAAGGGCGGCGAACAGCTCGACAGCTCCACCGCGACGCTGGCCGGCAAGTACCGGACACTGCGCGGCCGGTGA
- a CDS encoding RNA polymerase-binding protein RbpA: MASGNAIRGSRVGAGPMGEAERGESAPRLRISFWCSNGHETQPSFASDAQVPDTWDCPRCGFPAGQDRDNPPDPPRTEPYKTHLAYVRERRSDADGEAILAEALAKLRGEI, translated from the coding sequence GTGGCAAGTGGCAACGCGATCCGGGGAAGCCGGGTCGGAGCGGGGCCGATGGGCGAGGCAGAGCGAGGCGAGTCCGCGCCGCGCCTCCGCATCTCCTTCTGGTGCTCGAACGGGCACGAGACGCAGCCGAGCTTCGCCAGTGACGCACAGGTCCCCGACACTTGGGACTGCCCGCGGTGCGGGTTCCCGGCCGGTCAGGACCGCGACAACCCGCCGGACCCGCCGCGCACCGAGCCGTACAAGACGCACCTCGCGTACGTGCGGGAGCGGCGCAGCGACGCGGACGGCGAGGCGATCCTCGCGGAGGCGCTCGCCAAACTGCGCGGCGAGATCTGA
- the secG gene encoding preprotein translocase subunit SecG, translating into MGFSIALIIFSGLLMLLVLMHKGKGGGLSDMFGGGMQSSVGGSSVAERNLDRITVVVGLLWFACIVVLGLLMKLDS; encoded by the coding sequence ATGGGATTCTCGATCGCCCTGATCATTTTCAGCGGGCTGCTGATGTTGCTCGTGCTGATGCACAAGGGGAAGGGCGGCGGTCTTTCCGACATGTTCGGTGGCGGAATGCAGTCGTCCGTGGGTGGCTCCTCGGTGGCCGAGCGCAACCTCGACCGCATCACCGTCGTCGTGGGTCTGCTGTGGTTCGCGTGCATTGTCGTGCTCGGTCTGCTGATGAAGCTGGACAGCTGA
- a CDS encoding phosphoglycerate kinase, translating to MKTIDQLLADGVTGKRVFVRADLNVPLDGTTITDDGRIRAVVPTVAKLAEAGARVVVASHLGRPKGAPDPAFSLAPAAERLGELLGSHVEFATDTVGESATAAVANLGDGQVAVLENLRFNAGETSKDDAERGAFADRLAALADVYVGDGFGAVHRRHASVYDLPARLPHAAGFLIATEVGVLKKLTEEARRPYAVVLGGAKVSDKLGVIDHLLEKADRILIGGGMAYTFLKAQGHEVGISLLQEDQVPAVLEYLERAKAKGVEFVLPVDVLVSSEFPDLKTKAPAHPAVVAADAIPADQEGLDIGPETRKLYASKLADAATVFWNGPMGVFEHPDYAEGTKAVAQALVDSPAFTVVGGGDSAAAVRTLGFDEKAFGHISTGGGASLEYLEGKTLPGLAALED from the coding sequence ATGAAGACCATCGACCAGCTGCTGGCCGACGGGGTCACCGGCAAGCGGGTATTCGTCCGCGCCGACCTCAATGTGCCGCTCGACGGCACCACCATCACCGACGACGGCCGGATCCGGGCCGTCGTGCCGACCGTCGCCAAGCTCGCGGAGGCCGGGGCGCGGGTCGTCGTCGCCTCGCACCTGGGCCGCCCCAAGGGCGCCCCGGACCCGGCGTTCTCGCTGGCCCCCGCCGCCGAGCGGTTGGGTGAACTGCTCGGATCACACGTGGAGTTCGCGACCGACACGGTCGGCGAGTCGGCCACCGCCGCCGTCGCGAACCTCGGGGACGGTCAGGTCGCCGTCCTGGAGAACCTCCGCTTCAACGCCGGGGAGACCTCCAAGGACGATGCCGAGCGCGGCGCCTTCGCCGACCGGCTCGCCGCCCTGGCCGATGTCTACGTCGGCGACGGCTTCGGTGCCGTGCACCGGAGGCACGCCTCCGTCTACGACCTCCCGGCCCGGCTGCCGCACGCGGCCGGCTTCCTCATCGCCACCGAGGTCGGCGTCCTCAAGAAGCTCACCGAGGAAGCCCGGCGGCCCTACGCCGTCGTGCTCGGCGGCGCCAAGGTCTCCGACAAGCTCGGCGTCATCGACCACCTGCTGGAGAAGGCCGACCGCATCCTCATCGGCGGCGGCATGGCCTACACCTTCCTCAAGGCCCAGGGCCACGAGGTCGGCATCTCGCTGCTCCAGGAGGACCAGGTCCCGGCGGTGCTCGAGTACCTGGAGCGCGCCAAGGCCAAGGGTGTGGAGTTCGTGCTCCCCGTCGACGTGCTGGTCTCCTCCGAGTTCCCGGACCTGAAGACCAAGGCCCCGGCCCACCCGGCGGTCGTCGCCGCGGACGCGATCCCCGCCGACCAGGAGGGTCTGGACATCGGTCCCGAGACCCGCAAGCTGTACGCCTCGAAACTCGCCGACGCGGCCACCGTCTTCTGGAACGGTCCGATGGGCGTCTTCGAGCACCCCGACTACGCCGAGGGCACCAAGGCCGTTGCCCAGGCGCTCGTCGACTCCCCGGCCTTCACCGTGGTCGGCGGCGGGGACTCCGCCGCGGCCGTGCGGACCCTGGGCTTCGACGAGAAGGCATTCGGCCACATCTCGACCGGCGGCGGCGCGAGCCTCGAGTACCTCGAGGGCAAGACGCTCCCCGGCCTTGCCGCACTGGAGGACTGA